The genome window aattttatttaatgaaaatcttATTATACAGAATActaatagtatttattaaaatgttcaaaattgttttcaatatgtTCATCTGCCCTTAAAACTCGGAATTAATTTAACAAGcaacaattaatatatttgcTTGGATTTTAATATCTAATTTTATGTGATTTATCCAATCTGAATTCCAAGTTTATTAAGTTCAACAGAACAAAAAAGTCAAccataataaagaaaaatatcatttaaataagttgATGCAAGCTCAAttagaaaattgaataattttgttaCACCATCTTCAGCTGAGCATACTTTGAGGTCTATgtgatataatatatatataatatattaactCCTTAATCCGGACTTCAATATAATGTTCCTgtgatacatatgtatactatatataatacatttcaGTTTTACACTACACAGTTTTCGAATTTTAAGTATAATCAAAATTTGGTAAAATAAATTACTCAAAAACTGTCATCACTTCTAATTTCATGAAGAATCAAGAATCCTCTCTTAGACATGCGTCAGAAAGTTGATATTGTCTCGACATTGACACCATTTGCTATCGCCTTCACATCCGGTACGAACTTTTGAGCTGACCCCACATCCGTTGATCACGTGTTAATCCCAAAATCATACAGAATTCAGAACTGTAATTTTCGTCGATTTAAATGAAACTTTTAGTTTCAAATTCATCTTTTCCGCGAGCAGtcgaaaatttaaaaatgtgcaaaataaaaatcaaaacagttcTTTTCTTAATAGTACTTGAAATATTCTTGGTGGCCACTGCTGCCTTCGAAGAGGTGAGAACAATTACTTAAAGCAGTGTAGTACAGTGAGTGCTAAGAATGTTTACATCTTCTTCTAATCAGACGTGTGAAACCGACCGACAAATGGAAGAACAGTGCCGcattcataattataaaaccGTAAAACCTTTGCTTGATTATTTTAGACAGGTTAGAAATGAGTTAGAAGATAAAGAAATtaaggaaaataaattaattgaattaaattcggATCTTATGGAAAAGTATCACGAAATTGTCAGAGTTCATGAAAAATTCATGAATGAGGCAGATCTATTAGatgagtataaaaacaaagtaattaaaggggaaaacgatttgcaattgagtaaaaataaagttgaaaactTAGAATCTGATATTAGTTcgcaacaaaatattattgtgaaattaaaagGAGAATTAACTGTTAAATCCACCAACTTAGAAAATTGCcaacttcaatttcaaaatcttAATTCTAGTTTAATTGAAagagataaaaatataaagagatTAAGTGggaatattcaaaatataacagaacatcaaaaaacaattgaattggAAGTAAATGAGAAGAAAACTTTGTTAATAAAGcaatatgaagttattaagTTCTGTCAGTCTGAAATTGATACATTAAATCGGACATCAGAGAATATCAGAgaacagcagaaaaaaattcaattggaattaaatgaaagtgaaactaAGCTAATAGATAAAGTGCAAGAAAATCAGTTATGTCAATCTGAAATTGATATATTGAATAAGACTTTACTCAATACTCTTGTCCCAACAAGTTGCGCTCCTTTTGGAGATTATCCTGGTGTACATCAACTCAATGTCTCTGGCGAAGGTTTATTCGATGTTTTATGTGATAGTCAGATAGCTGGACCTGGATGGATTGTAATACAACAACGAGTTGGTGGAAATGAGAGTTTTGAGAGGGATTGGGCAACGTATCGCCAAGGTTTCGGCTCTTATAAGAGTGATTTCTTCCTGGGGCTCGAGAAAATTCATCGTATCACGAGCTTGCAGCGTTTCGAACTTTATATACATTTGGTTGCTGTGAATGGAAGTCTCTTCTACGCTGGTTATGACGACTTCAAAATATCTGATGAAGACCATGGATACGCACTGAGTTTGGGTAAATTCAGCGAAACTATTATTATAGATTCGATGAGATACAGCGAAAACATGAAATTCTCAACATTCGATCGCGACAACGATTTGTACGATGGCAATTGTGCTCTTGGGATCAAAAGTGGCTGGTGGTACAACGCTTGTCAGCATTGGTAAGCATTACAACTTTTCCCTTTTGAtggaatatactaaattattttttttttatgcagtAACTTAAATCAACCAAAATTGTTTTACCCAATGTTTTACATGAAAGAAGCTAAGATGCTAATTCGTCCCAAAGAAGCGATGAAGAAGTGATAAACTGAAGTtataaatttgctttttaattaatctacgattaattatttaaagtaccgatttttttaattaaactggCAACAAATAGATTAATCTGCCGatggtataaaaaatatataaataaagtaaatttaaaaaacttttgtagGTCAATTTGTAATCGAGCAATCTCGGCTAATAGGTTCATGATGattagtaaaaataaattacaatttttaaatatataatatttcatatagCCAGCAAAATCTGCATCATCTGCACCATTGCGACGGTAAGGAATAGAATCACTCTCACggacaaaaaagaaatagacagagagaggcagagagagagagcgagtagTGAGGGTGTATGGTAAGTCCATGTTACATCATTAGATTTCTTGGTCCATTGATGCTGCCTTTGATATAATGTCAATGTGATGTAAGTTCTGTTTAGTTCTCCTCTCGAATAATAC of Drosophila nasuta strain 15112-1781.00 chromosome 3, ASM2355853v1, whole genome shotgun sequence contains these proteins:
- the LOC132789531 gene encoding fibrinogen-like protein 1, whose amino-acid sequence is MRYSENMKFSTFDRDNDLYDGNCALGIKSGWWYNACQHCNLNQPNMIYPLFYMKEAKMLIRPKEAMKK